A single Panthera uncia isolate 11264 chromosome E2 unlocalized genomic scaffold, Puncia_PCG_1.0 HiC_scaffold_19, whole genome shotgun sequence DNA region contains:
- the SIGLEC6 gene encoding LOW QUALITY PROTEIN: sialic acid-binding Ig-like lectin 6 (The sequence of the model RefSeq protein was modified relative to this genomic sequence to represent the inferred CDS: inserted 1 base in 1 codon), whose protein sequence is MPLWLLLLCGGPLLRVLGYQLELQESVTVQEGLCVHVRCKFFLPWFSFGFIPISWFQKGANVYYDPPVAXKPDRKLHERTQGRFFLLGDPQTKDCSLYITDVNMGDSGTYFLRVETHSYLYNMLSLNVTALTHTPHILTPGTLESGRPGNLNCSVPWACERGMPPIFSWTSAAFTSLGPRTRLSSVLTLTPRPQDHGTNLTCQVQFPAIGVMVERTIQLNVTYAPQNTAIRIFQGNRIALETLQNTSNLLIREGQDLRLLCAAAGNPPAELSWFRGSPALNATPMYRTHILELPQVGAAEEGVLTCRAQNSLGSQHVSLLLSVVCPPRLLGPSCSWEGEGLGCTCSARALRWRLGEGLLEGNHSDASWTVTSSSEGPWANSSLSLRGPLGSDLRLGCEARNEHGAQSTAVLVLRPDKPEPRASGVLGAVGGAGIMTLLFSLCLCLIFRVKTLRKRAAQPVQIMDLNPAGDSGSGAHRHRVWTDIPADPPAPAGTSPISGEEQELHYAFLRFPKLKPQEQEGINTEYSEIKTYK, encoded by the exons ATGCcgctgtggctgctgctgctgtgtggAG ggcccctgcttcgggttctgggcTACCAGCTGGAGCTACAGGAGTCCGTGACTGTCCAGGAGGGCTTGTGTGTCCACGTGCGCTGCAAATTTTTTTTGCCCTGGTTTAGCTTTGGATTCATCCCCATATCTTGGTTCCAGAAAGGGGCAAATGTTTACTACGATCCTCCAGTGG ACAAACCAGACAGGAAGCTGCATGAGAGGACCCAGGGCCGGTTCTTCCTCCTTGGGGACCCCCAGACCAAGGACTGCTCCCTGTACATCACAGATGTCAACATGGGGGACAGTGGGACTTACTTCTTACGTGTCGAAACACACTCATATCTATATAATATGCTTTCTCTGAATGTGACAG CTCTGACCCACACACCTCACATCCTTACCCCGGGGACCCTGGAGTCCGGCCGCCCCGGGAACCTGAACTGCTCTGTGCCCTGGGCCTGCGAGCGGGGAATGCCCCCCATCTTCTCCTGGACGTCAGCCGCCTTCACCTCTCTGGGTCCCAGGACGCGCCTCTCCTCAGTGCTCACCCTCACCCCACGGCCCCAGGACCACGGCACCAACCTCACCTGTCAAGTGCAATTCCCTGCAATTGGTGTGATGGTGGAAAGGACCATCCAGCTCAATGTCACCT ATGCTCCACAGAACACGGCCATCAGGATCTTCCAAGGAAACAGAATAG CCCTAGAGACTCTGCAAAACACCTCGAACCTTCTCATCCGGGAGGGCCAGGACCTGCGGCTGCTCTGTGCTGCTGCCGGCAACCCCCCCGCCGAGCTGAGCTGGTTCCGGGGGTCCCCTGCCCTGAATGCCACCCCCATGTACAGGACCCACATCCTGGAGCTGCCTCAAGTCGGGGCTGCGGAGGAAGGAGTCCTCACCTGCCGAGCTCAGAACTCGCTGGGCTCCCAGCAcgtctccctgcttctctctgtggTCT GCCCCCCGCGGCTGCTCGGCCCCTCCTGCTCCTGGGAGGGCGAGGGGCTGGGCTGCACCTGCTCCGCCCGTGCCCTGCGCtggcggctgggggaggggctgctggaggggaacCACAGCGACGCCTCCTGGACCGTCACCTCCAGCTCCGAGGGGCCCTGGGCCAACAGTTCCCTGAGCCTCAGGGGGCCGCTGGGCTCTGACCTCAGACTCGGCTGCGAGGCCCGGAATGAGCACGGGGCCCAGAGCACCGCCGTCCTGGTGCTGCGGCCAG ATAAGCCAGAACCCAGGGCCAGTGGCGTCCTGGGAGCCGTCGGGGGAGCGGGCATCATGACCCTgctattttctctctgcctttgtctcaTCTTCAG AGTGAAGACCCTCAGGAAGAGAGCAGCCCAGCCAGTGCAAAtcatggatttgaacccagccGGTGACTCAGGCTCTGGG GCGCATCGGCACCGGGTCTGGACAGACATCCCTGCAGACCCCCCAGCTCCTGCTGGGACTAGCCCCATTTCAGGAGAAGAACAGGAACTCCACTATGCTTTCCTCCGATTTCCCAAGCTGAAGCCTCAGGAACAGGAAGGCATCAACACCGAGTACTCAGAGATCAAGACATACAAGTGA
- the LOC125915535 gene encoding sialic acid-binding Ig-like lectin 8 — MLLLLLALLWGREGAEGQRGAGRGPQGDYWLQVQDAKGQEGLCVRVSCRCFYPREGWSESTPALGYWFRKGAGVQQDVLVATNNPDGKVRQESQGRFRLLGNPQDYDCSLDIRDVQRGDSGTYVFRVERGPSVRYTYTRDQLSVRVTALTQTPDILISGTLESGRPSNLTCSMPWACEWGMPPIFSWTSAALASLGPKTHLSSVLTLTPRLQNHGTELTCQVTLPGTGVTTMRTIHLNVSYSPWNLTVAVFQENGTGRIGAPPRVQGARAGPGPSCGSPRGPPPPRPPWPCEQLSPPPCYQESKNRATLARQNCPLSCTSGHPHLLFSYQPFI, encoded by the exons ATGCTTCTGCTGCTGTTGGCCCTGctctgggggagagagggggccGAGGGCCAgaggggggccgggagggggccaCAGGGGGATTACTGGCTGCAAGTGCAGGACGCAAAGGGGCAGGAGGGCCTGTGTGTGCGAGTGTCCTGCAGATGCTTCTATCCCCGGGAAGGCTGGTCTGAGTCTACCCCAGCTCTCGGCTACTGGTTCCGGAAAGGGGCCGGTGTACAACAGGATGTTCTAGTGGCCACAAACAACCCAGATGGAAAAGTGCGGCAGGAGTCCCAGGGCCGATTCCGCCTCCTTGGAAACCCCCAGGACTACGACTGCTCCCTGGACATCAGAGATGTACAGAGAGGGGACTCGGGGACATATGTCTTCAGGGTGGAGAGAGGGCCTTCTGTGAGATATACTTACACACGTGACCAGCTCTCCGTGCGTGTGACAG CCCTGACCCAGACACCTGACATCCTTATCTCGGGGACCCTGGAGTCTGGACGCCCCAGTAACCTGACCTGCTCTATGCCCTGGGCCTGTGAGTGGGGCATGCCCCCCATCTTCTCCTGGACGTCAGCGGCCCTCGCTTCCCTGGGCCCCAAGacccacctctcctctgtgcTCACCCTCACCCCACGGCTGCAGAACCACGGCACTGAGCTCACCTGTCAGGTGACCTTGCCTGGGACCGGAGTGACCACAATGAGGACCATTCACCTCAACGTGTCCT ATTCTCCGTGGAACTTGACCGTCGCTGTCTTCCAAGAAAACGGCACAGGTAGGATAGGGGCTCCTCCTAGGGTGCAGGGAGCAAGGGCAGGGCCGGGTCCCTCTTGTGGGTCCCCCAggggccctccccctccccggcccccatGGCCCTGTGAgcagctgtcccctcccccctgtTATCAGGAGAGCAAGAACAGGGCGACACTCGCCCGGCAGAACTGCCCCTTATCATGCACCTCCGGACACCCTCACCTTTTATTTTCCTACCAACCATTTATCTGA